The Pyrus communis chromosome 5, drPyrComm1.1, whole genome shotgun sequence region CAACAACGTAAGAAGAGGGCTTAGGGTTACAGCAAGAACTGCTGGGGCAGCCAAGTCGATCGAGGCTGAGGTGGACAAGCCTTTAGGCCTCACTTTGGGGCAAAAGCCTGGAGGTCCTGTTACCATTACTGTCAGTTTCTCTTATTATCTTTCCTTTTCTATCTCCAATTGCAATATAATTTTGTACAAATTTCCATTTATACGGCTATACGAACATGGAGCTGTTAGTCGTACTCCAAAATAGTCACATGCACCCCTCAGTTGTGATAGGATTAAAAAGGGATGATATATTGCAGGATGACTATTTTGGAGTGCTAACGCATAATTTCCATACGAAGATGGTCAATTACAATTGGGAGTTTAATCTTGTAATATATGTATTGATAATATGTCTAGGCTGTGGATGGAGGTGGGAATGCAGCAAAGGCAGGGCTCAAGGCAGGGGACCAGGTGATCTACACCAGCAgcttctttggtgatgaattaTGGCCAGCAGATAAACTAGGGTTTACAAAAACTGCCATCAATGCCAAGCCAGACTCTGTTTACTTTGTTGTTAGCAGGTTGTTTatctatttcttaattttatgttAAGAGTATAAATTGGTTTTATTGAATTAATAACACTGTTTTAGGTCGGAAAAATGAAGTTAATTGTGGTAATTTTTAATGTAGAGGTGGTGCTGCTGTCGACGTTAAACGCCTACCAAAGCGTCCGGCTCCACCTCGTTTTGGACGGAAACTAACCGAGGCTCAAAAGGCAAGCATCACTTTATTAACATAACCCGCGGAATGATACTATTACTGGTGCTACTTAGATTCATTagctagtggtatttctctttactggtaaatgagaggttttaagttcgattctcatcaaaagcgaatttgaatcacattattgctagcctattgaaccacattattgctagcctattgtgttTTATTTGTCATAAGCTTCTACATTCCGCGCCCTATGAATTATACTATTGATTGGGTGCACCATGAACAATTTTCAGGCCAGAGCTACCCACATATGTCTTGACTGTGGATTCATATACACATTACAGAAGCCTTTTGATGAGCAGGTAATTTAATTAGCTCCGTTTTCACCAATTACCAATTAGATTAGACAAGTTTGTGTACGTGATTTTGATGCATTCATGCAATTGCAGCCGGATTCGTACACATGCCCTCAATGTCTAGCACCAAAGAAGCGGTTTGCACAATACGATGTCAACACCGGGAAAGCCATTGGCGGCGGTTTGCCTCCGATCGGCGTCATCATTGGCCTAGCGGTTGGTCTTGCCGGCGTCGGAGCTTTGCTTGTATATGGTCTTCAATGAGCACACAGCTaaatacttgcattttattaaattatactAATACCCTCGATCATGTATCAGTTGTTGCAACAGGCCTATATATATTCtagaaaatgtaaaaacaccatggagtttttgagatttaaattATCAATTCAAGAAGGGTAGCGTCTTTCTTTCTTAAGAGGGTAAGGTTGGTATCTATTTGAATGAAATTACAGATTTGAATGCAACATAACATATTTGGAATCTTAATAATAGCTTCTTGTAAATATAAACGCACAAAACTAACTAATCACGAGCCAAAAACAATCCTATGAGTCGGGTAGGCTCCAATTTATACTacttaatttttggtttggcTTGTAAATACAAAAACAAGCAATTAATACTTTGTTTTAAAGACGTTTTTGGTTGGGCCTAATTGGTCCAATTCAGTTTGATTCATGTTTATAATTGGTTTGGTTCGATTTAGCTCAATAAGTTTCTTTTTCGTAAAATTTGGGAAAGAAAACAAACGAGAAGTTTGATACATACTTATAATTGGTTTGGTTCGATTTAACTccataagttttgtttttgtaaaatttggaaaagaaaacaaacgagaagaaaagacaaaaataaataatagatGGAATTATAAGAGTCGGCTCTACAATTTGAGTAGGATGTCCAATGAAAAAGACCAGTGTAgaagacaaataaaaaattatattggcCCATCAGTTTGGTTTTAAAAGTCGAAAAATCGAAAACCGAACGTATCATGGCCAAATGTACTTTCCCGGTTCGGCTTAACGGTTTGAACGTCACCCCTAATTAAATGTAtttttgcaattttgttttctccAGTTGAGCTTTTTCTTGGGCTGACATTTCATGTTGGGCCtgttttttggtgtttaaataaTCTTGTAAATTGTAATCAACGAAAGCCACAAtaacttctttttcttcctgatgtgtttttattttattttttaatataacgatatattttatattatgtgAAATGAAAAGTTCGGTTAAGTCgtataatgaataatttatgttaatttttttgttcttgacACTGTTTtattagtacaacgatatattttaaaGAAGAGTCCGATTAAGTTATATAATAAACTacttaatttgatatcgaattcgttgtctacaaaatttaaatttaaaatattttatttacaagtgaaaaagaatgtactggatgttttttttttttttttgtttttgtttttaagctTGTCCTGTTCGTTGTATAGGCACGCAGTCAACTGTACGTCTTTTCTTCTTCACACTTCAGACAAGTTATCAAAATCTACGCCCAACagcaagaaacagaaaaaagagTGTTAGTGGGGAGATTCTTTTGGCTGATCCCAGAAGCCAGAGATGGAGAGAAAAGTACTTCTGGTTTGCTGCGTGGTGGGACTACTGGGGCTGCTATCTGCCGCCACAGGTTTCGGCGCCGAGGGCACGAGAATCAAGGTAAAAGCTAAAGGGCTCATCTGGGTTTTGCTTAGATCTTCTTTTC contains the following coding sequences:
- the LOC137734093 gene encoding protein MET1, chloroplastic-like, producing the protein MSQAVLAAASSSSSCFPTFNRHHSTRTPQVTTPKQLPPIQCQKSSFQGLSLGEAKRGVLYSLVADLNNGSGLGNNVRRGLRVTARTAGAAKSIEAEVDKPLGLTLGQKPGGPVTITAVDGGGNAAKAGLKAGDQVIYTSSFFGDELWPADKLGFTKTAINAKPDSVYFVVSRGGAAVDVKRLPKRPAPPRFGRKLTEAQKARATHICLDCGFIYTLQKPFDEQPDSYTCPQCLAPKKRFAQYDVNTGKAIGGGLPPIGVIIGLAVGLAGVGALLVYGLQ